The DNA sequence CTCCTCCCCCGGCCGGGCTGTGCGCCCCCCCCCCCGACCCTTGCGTTAGCAAGGGGCACGCCCAAAAAGAAAAAAACAACTCACACAATCTTAGGAGCAAGAATTTCGTAACAAGTATTCAGCTAAATACAAGTCCTGCGGAGTAGTAATTTTGATGTTATGGTCAGCAATCAAAATCGTAAAAATTTGATGCCCATATTGTTCCATTAAAGAAGCATCATCCGTAATGTATTGAGGTTCAATTTCTATCTGCTGCAAATACACATTAAGCATATCCTGCAACAAAAATATCTGAGGTGTTTGTACAACCAGATACTTATCACGAGGCACGGCTTCTGTACCACTACTGACAATTTTTCTTATACTCTCTTTGAGCGTAGTGCAAACTACACAGTTATTTTTTTGTTGAGCAACTTCAAAAGCCTGCCGAATGTCCTGTATTTTAATGCAGCATCGTACGGCATCATGCACTGCTACATATCCATTGGGCAAAGAAGATAAATGCTTTAAGCCATTTCTTACAGATTCAAAACGCGTTTTACCCCCTGCTATAACTTCAATACACTCAAAATTGGCTACATGCCGTTGAATAATCTGCTGCGTATATTCCATCCAATCCAAATGAGTAACCACTACAATTTTTTTTATGTCAGGTACGGCTTGTAAAAAACGAAATAGAGTATGAAT is a window from the Bacteroidia bacterium genome containing:
- a CDS encoding 2-C-methyl-D-erythritol 4-phosphate cytidylyltransferase, giving the protein MNKYAIIVAGGLGTRLQADRPKQFLEIANKPILIHTLFRFLQAVPDIKKIVVVTHLDWMEYTQQIIQRHVANFECIEVIAGGKTRFESVRNGLKHLSSLPNGYVAVHDAVRCCIKIQDIRQAFEVAQQKNNCVVCTTLKESIRKIVSSGTEAVPRDKYLVVQTPQIFLLQDMLNVYLQQIEIEPQYITDDASLMEQYGHQIFTILIADHNIKITTPQDLYLAEYLLRNSCS